One region of Lathamus discolor isolate bLatDis1 chromosome 2, bLatDis1.hap1, whole genome shotgun sequence genomic DNA includes:
- the TFPI2 gene encoding tissue factor pathway inhibitor 2 isoform X3 has protein sequence MAAGCRLSLPALLLPLACAALAPRTLTEKQRACLLPPDDGPCRALVPRWYYDRYTQSCQEFTYGGCHGNANNFLTLDDCEKSCWTIKIPKLCRMEADGGPCRSHLRRYAFNLSSMRCEEFIYGGCYGNGNNFRDLQACVDHCLPEKTGPSLCYSPKDEGLCSSSVPRYYYDTKTKSCKQFRYTGCGGNANNFVTETDCYNVCRKAGTQKPGINKPMNVFRRKMMRKLIKKPQTYNPKS, from the exons ATGGCCGCCGGCTGCCGCCTCTCACTGCccgcgctgctgctgccgctggcCTGCGCAGCCCTTGCCCCGCGCACCCTCACAG AGAAGCAGCGCGCCTGCCTGCTGCCCCCCGATGACGGGCCCTGCCGCGCCCTGGTGCCGCGCTGGTACTACGACAGGTACACGCAGAGCTGCCAGGAGTTCACCTACGGGGGCTGCCACGGCAATGCCAACAACTTCCTCACTCTCGACGACTGCGAGAAGAGCTGCTGGACCATCAAGA TACCCAAATTATGCCGGATGGAGGCTGATGGAGGACCTTGCAGGAGTCATCTAAGAAGATACGCCTTTAACTTGAGCTCAATGAGGTGTGAGGAGTTCATCTATGGTGGCTGTTATGGAAATGGCAACAACTTCAGAGATTTGCAGGCTTGTGTGGACCACTGTCTGCCAGAGAAAA ctgGTCCCTCACTATGCTATAGCCCAAAGGATGAAGGACTGTGTTCTTCTTCTGTGCCTCGCTATTACTATGACACCAAGACTAAATCATGTAAGCAGTTCAGGTACACCGGCTGTGGTGGAAATGCCAATAACTTCGTTACAGAGACGGATTGTTACAATGTCTGCAGAAAAG CAGGGACTCAGAAACCAGGAATCAACAAACCAATGAATGTATTCCGCAGGAAAATGATGagaaaactgattaaaaaaccTCAGACATACAACCCTAAGTCTTAA
- the TFPI2 gene encoding tissue factor pathway inhibitor 2 isoform X2 — protein MAAGCRLSLPALLLPLACAALAPRTLTEKQRACLLPPDDGPCRALVPRWYYDRYTQSCQEFTYGGCHGNANNFLTLDDCEKSCWTIKKVPKLCRMEADGGPCRSHLRRYAFNLSSMRCEEFIYGGCYGNGNNFRDLQACVDHCLPEKTGPSLCYSPKDEGLCSSSVPRYYYDTKTKSCKQFRYTGCGGNANNFVTETDCYNVCRKGTQKPGINKPMNVFRRKMMRKLIKKPQTYNPKS, from the exons ATGGCCGCCGGCTGCCGCCTCTCACTGCccgcgctgctgctgccgctggcCTGCGCAGCCCTTGCCCCGCGCACCCTCACAG AGAAGCAGCGCGCCTGCCTGCTGCCCCCCGATGACGGGCCCTGCCGCGCCCTGGTGCCGCGCTGGTACTACGACAGGTACACGCAGAGCTGCCAGGAGTTCACCTACGGGGGCTGCCACGGCAATGCCAACAACTTCCTCACTCTCGACGACTGCGAGAAGAGCTGCTGGACCATCAAGA AAGTACCCAAATTATGCCGGATGGAGGCTGATGGAGGACCTTGCAGGAGTCATCTAAGAAGATACGCCTTTAACTTGAGCTCAATGAGGTGTGAGGAGTTCATCTATGGTGGCTGTTATGGAAATGGCAACAACTTCAGAGATTTGCAGGCTTGTGTGGACCACTGTCTGCCAGAGAAAA ctgGTCCCTCACTATGCTATAGCCCAAAGGATGAAGGACTGTGTTCTTCTTCTGTGCCTCGCTATTACTATGACACCAAGACTAAATCATGTAAGCAGTTCAGGTACACCGGCTGTGGTGGAAATGCCAATAACTTCGTTACAGAGACGGATTGTTACAATGTCTGCAGAAAAG GGACTCAGAAACCAGGAATCAACAAACCAATGAATGTATTCCGCAGGAAAATGATGagaaaactgattaaaaaaccTCAGACATACAACCCTAAGTCTTAA
- the LOC136007894 gene encoding guanine nucleotide-binding protein G(I)/G(S)/G(O) subunit gamma-11 codes for MPAINIEDLSEKDKLKMEVEQLRKEVKLERQPVSKCSEEIKNYIEERSGEDPLVKGVPEDKNPFKEKGGCVIA; via the exons ATGCCAGCCATCAACATTGAGGACCTGAGCGAGAAGGACAAACTGAAAATGGAAGTGGAGCAGCTCAGGAAAGAAGTGAAGCTGGAGAGGCAGCCG GTGTCCAAGTGCTCCGAAGAGATCAAGAACTACATCGAGGAGCGCTCGGGCGAGGACCCGCTCGTAAAGGGGGTTCCCGAGGACAAGAACCCCTTCAAGGAGAAGGGAGGTTGTGTCATCGCTTAG
- the TFPI2 gene encoding tissue factor pathway inhibitor 2 isoform X1: MAAGCRLSLPALLLPLACAALAPRTLTEKQRACLLPPDDGPCRALVPRWYYDRYTQSCQEFTYGGCHGNANNFLTLDDCEKSCWTIKKVPKLCRMEADGGPCRSHLRRYAFNLSSMRCEEFIYGGCYGNGNNFRDLQACVDHCLPEKTGPSLCYSPKDEGLCSSSVPRYYYDTKTKSCKQFRYTGCGGNANNFVTETDCYNVCRKAGTQKPGINKPMNVFRRKMMRKLIKKPQTYNPKS, from the exons ATGGCCGCCGGCTGCCGCCTCTCACTGCccgcgctgctgctgccgctggcCTGCGCAGCCCTTGCCCCGCGCACCCTCACAG AGAAGCAGCGCGCCTGCCTGCTGCCCCCCGATGACGGGCCCTGCCGCGCCCTGGTGCCGCGCTGGTACTACGACAGGTACACGCAGAGCTGCCAGGAGTTCACCTACGGGGGCTGCCACGGCAATGCCAACAACTTCCTCACTCTCGACGACTGCGAGAAGAGCTGCTGGACCATCAAGA AAGTACCCAAATTATGCCGGATGGAGGCTGATGGAGGACCTTGCAGGAGTCATCTAAGAAGATACGCCTTTAACTTGAGCTCAATGAGGTGTGAGGAGTTCATCTATGGTGGCTGTTATGGAAATGGCAACAACTTCAGAGATTTGCAGGCTTGTGTGGACCACTGTCTGCCAGAGAAAA ctgGTCCCTCACTATGCTATAGCCCAAAGGATGAAGGACTGTGTTCTTCTTCTGTGCCTCGCTATTACTATGACACCAAGACTAAATCATGTAAGCAGTTCAGGTACACCGGCTGTGGTGGAAATGCCAATAACTTCGTTACAGAGACGGATTGTTACAATGTCTGCAGAAAAG CAGGGACTCAGAAACCAGGAATCAACAAACCAATGAATGTATTCCGCAGGAAAATGATGagaaaactgattaaaaaaccTCAGACATACAACCCTAAGTCTTAA